Below is a window of Rhodopseudomonas sp. P2A-2r DNA.
CCGGATCCTGCGATGCGGGCTGCGGGTTGCGGCCGCGACCGCCGCTGCCGGACCGACGGGGCTCGCGGTCGGCCGCGGCGCGGGGGGCCTGGTCGGCACGCGGTTCACGTTCGGCGCGAGGTTCGCGCTCAACTCGTGGCGCGCGGTCTGCGCGCGGTTCGCGCTCGCGGCGCGGCTTGCGGGACTCGCCGCCGCCGTCACGGCCACGACCGCCTTCGCCGCCGCCGAAATTGGCTTCGCGATTGCCGTTGCGCCTGCGGCGGCCCTCGGGGGCGCGCTCGCCGTCGGCGGGGGCAGCCGAGGCCTCGCCGGGTTCGCTGGCGGTGACGCCGCTCTCGGCGTGGGGAATGGCTTGGCCGATCAGCTTCTCGATGGCGGCCATGGATTTGACGTCGGACGGCGCCACCAGCGAAATCGCGGTGCCGGTGCGGCCGGCGCGGCCGGTGCGGCCGATCCGATGCACGTAATCGTCGGGATGGTGCGGGACGTCGAAATTGAAGACGTGGCTGACGGCGGGAATGTCGAGGCCGCGGGCGGCAACGTCGGAGGCCACCAGGATCGGCAGCTCACCCTTGCGGAACTGGTCGAGCGCCGCGGTGCGGGCCGACTGCTCCATGTCGCCGTGCAGGGCGCCGACGCTGAAGCCATGCTTTTCGAGCGACTTGGCCAGCAGCGCCACTTCGCGCTTGCGGTTGCAGAAGATGATCGCGTTGTTGAGGTCGGTGGCGCCGCGCATCAGGGCGCGCAAGGCTTCGCGCTTCTCATGCGGCTCGCGGCCGACGCTGACCTGGGACTGGGTCACGGTGACCGCGGTGGAGGCCGGCTTGGAAACTTCGATCTTCACCGGGTTGTGCAGGAAGGTCTCGGTGATGCGGCGGATTTCGGTCGGCATCGTCGCCGTGAAGAACAGGGTCTGGCGCGTGAACGGCACCAGCTTGCAGATCCGTTCGATGTCGGGAATGAAGCCCATGTCGAGCATGCGGTCGGCTTCGTCGATGACCAGCAATTCCACACCGGTGAGCAGCAGGCCGCCGCGTTCGGTGTGGTCGAGCAGGCGGCCCGGCGTGGCGATCAGCACGTCAACGCCACGGGTCAGCTTGGTATCCTGGTCGCCGAACGAGACGCCGCCGATCAGCAGTGCCACGTTGAGCTTCTGGCCGACGCCGTATTTGTCGAACTGCTCTTTCACCTGGGCGGCGAGTTCACGGGTCGGTTCGAGAATGAGGGTGCGTGGCATGCGGGCGCGGGCGCGGCCCTTTTCCAGCATGGTCATCATCGGGAGAACGAAGGCAGCGGTCTTGCCGGTGCCGGTCTGGGCGATGCCGAGCACGTCGCGGCGCGCCAGCACATGAGGAATCGCCTGTTCCTGAATGGGGGTCGGGGTGGTGTAACCGGTGGCCGCGACGGCGGCGAGCACCTTGTCGGACAGGCCGAGATTGTTAAAGGACATTGAGCCTCTGTTATGGGGGCATGATCTCTGCCGAAAACCGGAAGACCACTTTTCGGGACCATGCCTCTGGAAGAAACCGCCGCTTGGATTCACGGGAAACACTGTCGCGCTCAACCCCGGAGCGGCACGCTAAATTGCACGGGGATCTCAGTGCGCAGACAGGCGGCTTAGTCGAGGCATCGCGTTTCGATGCCGGGCCGCGTCAGGCCGGAACATAGGGCGGAATTGGCGGAAGTCAATCCGCCAGCGGCCAAATGGGCTGAAAAGCCGAAGGTTTTGAGGAAATGACACCCGAATGCCCGTTAACCGGGCACCTTACCAGCTGTAGCGCGCCACGCCCTTGCCGGCGTAGCTGCGGGAGCCGCCGGAGAATTCTCCCTCGAAGGTTGCGGCCAGTGAGATGCCGCAGGCGAATCGCATTTCCGCCGCGGCCGTGGTCAGCGCGGAGTCGGGGGAGGCGGCGGCGCCGTTGACCACGAAAGCCGCGCCGGGCAGCGTCTGGAAGACAGCGGCGACGCTGCGGTCGGTGTGGAAATCATGCGCCCATGCGGCACGGCCGCGCAGGGTGAGGACCGCATCGGCGACCGCGAAGGACTTGTCGCTGCGCAGGCCGAGTTCGGTGCGCGGCGAGGTCACGGTCTTCGAACTGTAGTTCAGCGCGAAGGTGTTGGCGCCGCCGTTGATGGTTTCGGCATAAGCGGGCAGGTCGAGCGCGGTGATCTGCGCTACGGCGTAGGGGGTGATCCCGATACCGCCGTTCATCCACGGCAACACATAGCGGTTGCCGCCTTCGATGCGGGCCGAATAGCTGTTGGCCTTGAAGTTGGCATGCAGCCGGTCGATGCCGGCGACCGTGACGCTGCGGTCCGTGGTGACGTCCTGCCAGCCATAGGCCAGGGCGGCGGTGATATAGGCCGATGCCGCGGTGTGGCGGACGTAGGCGCCGGCCTGGAACAGGTCGGAGCGCCCGGAGCCGGCATTGGCAACGCTGAAGTTCGTCGCGCCGCCAGATAGTGCAAAGCCGGCGACGGTGTTCGGCGACAACAGATAGTCAGCACCAACCGCGACGCCGCCGACGCTGGCGGTGGCATCATTGGAGCCGAGCGCGGCGTTGCCGCCGGTGTTGCGCGATCCGCCGAAGCCGGCCGCCCACACGTTCCAGCGCGCCTCGAAGGTCGGCGCGCGCGGCACCGCCTTGGTGATCATGGCAAAGGCATCGCGCTCGGCGACGGCGCGCTTCTGGCCCGCATAGGCTAGTGCCTGATCGGCGAACGACGCCACGCCGGGCGTGGCCGCACCAAAACCTCTGCCGGCTACGGTGGGATCCGTCAGCAGGCCAAGAAACAGGTTCATGGCGTCGAAGGTGGCTTGCTGGGTGCCGGTGGCCAGTTCGCCGGAGACCTGGGTGAGGCCGGCGGGGGACAGTGCCGCGAAGGCAAGCGGAATGCCGCCGTTGCGGTTGAAATAGCCCGTGAGCGCGCTGCCGACGTTCTGCTGGTTGATGTTGAGTCCGGACGGGATGCCGAAATTCAGCTTGAGATCGAGATAGACGTTGTTGGCGTCGTAGCTGAGGCTCGACGACACCGTCGACGGCAGGTTCGAATTCACCAGCGAACTGAACGTGCCGCTGATGCCGCCGGTGGCATTGAGAATGGCGTATTGCTTCGGCAGATAGCTGCCGGTGAAGCTGGTGTTCACCGTCGCGCCACCGAGTGTCGCCGTACCCGTGACGTTGACGCGGTCGGCGGATGTCGGCGACACCTCGACCACGTAGCTTGCGGCGGAGGTGAGCACGAGATTGCCGGCCACCGTGAGCAGGCCGATCGAATTGCCCGGCGCCAGCGTGCCGCCGTTGATGGTGGTGTTGCCGACGAAGCCGTTGCCGCCGAGCGTACCTCCGGCATTCACCGTGACGCTGGAGGACGAGGTGATGTCGCCATTCACCGACAGCGTGCCGCCGTTGACGGTCGTGGCACCCGTATAGGCCTCGGTGCCGGTGATGTTGGCGCGCCCGGTGCCGACCTTGGTCACGCCGCCAGTGCCGGCCAGAGTGGCCCCGATGGTCCCGTCCCGCAACTCGAACAGCGCCGATGACACCAGCGTGCCGTTGATGATGGCGCCCGACGTCAATGTCACGCCGCCGTTCTGTGTCTGGGTCGTGCTGCCGAGATCGAGGGTGCCGCCGGCCACGGTCGTTGCAGCGCCGCTGTCGCCGAGGGTGCCGGCGCCGCCGATCCGCAGCGTGCCGGCATTGACGAAGGTGCCGCCGGAATAGGTGTTCAGGCCTGTGAGCGTGGTGATGCCGGAGCCGGCCTGCACGACCTTGCCGGGATCGCTGTTGTCGTCGGAGATCACGCCGCCGAACGTATACGCATTGGAGCGATTGAAGATCAGCGTGCCGCCATTGGTGACGTCACCGGTGATCGAACCGGTGGTGCCGCCGTTGCCGAGTTGCAGCGCCCAGCACGAACAGATCAAGGTGCCGCCGCTATACGCATTGTTGCCGGTCAGCGTGAAGGTGCCGCTGCTGCCGAAGCCGCCGACCCACAACGCGACGGGGCCGCCCGGTCCGTCGGCGATGGTGCCGGAGAAGGTGGTGCTGACGCTGTTGCCGCCGACGCTCAGCGTCGCCGCACCGGCCGCGGAGTTGGTCACGGTGCCGGCGCCGCTCAGCGAGCCGATGAACTGGAACGAGTTGTTGAGGTCGAGGGTCGCGCCGGCGGCGATGGTGAAATCGCTGTTCTGGCTCAGCATGCCGGATGCCGACGACGCCTGCAACGTGCCGGCCATGACATTGGTGGCACCGGAATAGTCGGTGATGCCGGAGAGCCGCAGCGTGCCCGCGCCCAGCTTGGTCAGGCCGCCGGGGCCGGACAGCGCCGACGACACGTCGAAGGTGTTGCCGGCGTCGGCGATATCGAAGCCGCCGCCATTGACGCCCAGGTTGATATTGCGGGTCGTCGCGGTGAACGCCGTGCCGGTGACCTGCAGGATGCCGCCGTTGATGGACAGGGCCTCGTTGGCGCTGCCGAGATTGCCGTCAGACGACACCGACAGCGTACCGCTGTTGATGTTCCAGCTTGTCGCCTGGCCCGGCGTGCCGGTCAGCGTCCAGATGGAGTCGCCGACCTTGTTGAAGGTGCTGAAGCCCTGATACTGCGCGGTGCTGCCGATGCTGCCAGCATCGAACGTGGCGCTGCCGGTGCCGCCGAGCTGGAAGGTGTCGCCGCCGGTGCCGACGACAGCGCCTGATATCACCGAGTTCGCCCCCAGCGTTAGCGTACTGCCCGCTGCACCGAACCGGATGGCGGCGACGTTGCCGGTGATGGTGCCGTCGTTGAACACCGAAGTGAGGCCGTTACTGAAAATGCCGTACTGGTGGCTGCCCTGGATGGTGCCGGCATTGGTGATGGTCGCGACGCCGTTGCTTGTGATGGAGACGCCCGTAGCGCCGCTGATGAGGCCGGTGGTGCTGCCGTTGCCCGCATAGTTGACGACCGAGAGGGTGGTGTCGGCCAAAATGCCAATGCCGGAGGGGCCGCTGCCGATGATGGCGCCCGAATTGATGACGGTCGTCGGAACCAAAGTCTTGATGCCGTACTGGCCGCCGCTGATGAGGCCGCTGGTGACGCCGTCGCCGGCATTGTTGGTGATCAAGAGGCTGCCGCTGCCGAACCTGCCATCGATCGCCGTGTCGCCCGACTTGATTGCGCCGGAATTGGTGATGGTCAGCAGCCCGCTCAGGTTGGCGATCGCAGACACGCTGCCCTCGATCAATCCGGTGGCAGCGTTGGTGATGGATCCGCCGCCGGCCGCGATGCCGCTATCGCTGGTGCCGACGATGGCGCCGGAATTGGTGATGGTGACCGCGCCGTCATAATTGACGCCGCTGGTGCCCTGAATGATGCCGGTGTTGACGCCGTCGCCGGCATTGTTGGTGAGGACCAGGCTGGACACGAAGCCGCCCGCGACCGCGACGCCTGAGGACGACAGAAGCGCGCCGGAGTTGACGATGGTCTGGAGCCCGGAAGCGTTGGAGATCGCGGCGAAGCCGTTGCCCCTGATCAAGCCGGTGGCCGCATTGACGATGGTGCTGTCACCGGTTGTGAGAGCACCAACACCGACGCCGGTGATGGTGCCGGCGTTGCTGACAGTGATCGGTCCATTGGAATAGATGCCGAACTGAAAGCCCTGGATGGTGCCGGTCGTCGGGCTGCTGCTGGCAAGGTTGGTGACCTTGCCGCCGGCGGCCTGGATGCCGGCGTTGCCGGTGGACATGTCGCTGGAGATCAATCCGGCATTGGTGATGTCGACCACGCCGGTACTGAAAACACCGTTGGATCCGTTGCCGATGCCGGTGATGGCGCCGGAATTGGTCAGCGTCAGGGCATCTCCCGCGCCACGGACGCCCGCCAAGCCGGTGATGGTGCCGGAATTGGTCAGGGTGAGGGTGCCGGACACCGAATCGATGCCGTAGCCATTGCTTGCCGGCCCGGCGCCGCCGTTGATCGCGCCCGCATTGACGATCGTCATGGTGGCATTGCTGACCACGCCGGCGCCGCCGTGATTTCCGGCGCCAAAGTTGCCATCGCCCTGCACGCCGCCGGCAATGGTGCCCGCGGCCGTGTTGGTGAAGGTGACGCCGCCCATGGTGAAGAGCAGGCCGGCGCCGCCATTGCCGCCATAGCCTTTCTGTCCCGCGGTGCCGCCGCTGGTATCGCTGGAGCCGCCATCACCGCCCTGGCCGCCGGTCAGGGAGCCGTTGTTGCTCATCGCTCCGGTCCCGGTGACGACGATGTCACCGCCGCCGCCACCGCCGCCACCGCCGGCTCCGAGACTCGCGCCGCTGCCGCCCGCGCCGCCGGTGCCGGCGGTCAGCGTGCCGGTATTGTTCAGTATGCCGAAGGAGAGGTCGGCACCGCTGGCGCCACCGCCTCCGCCGCCGCCTCCGCCGGCGTCCGGGGTACCCCCGAGGCCGTCTGCGCCGGGCGAGGTGCCGCCGGCGCCGCCCGTCGAGACGCCGCTGCCGGGGGCGCCGTCCTGGCCGTTGCCATTGGTGCCGCCGCTGCCCCCGCTCCCCGCGGCAACGACCGACTGGTCGCCGGCGCCGCCCTGGCCGCCCTGGCCCGAAGCCAGAGCCGGGGTGCCGGCGAGCAGGGCGGTCGCGACACCGACCAGCGCCGTGCCGGTCAGTAGAGTCGCCGTCAGACGACGTCGTGAGCCGCGATCCGAAACTGCCCGAACTGAAATGATCTGCACCGAAACCGCCTGACCTGCCGTTGCGGGAGGGG
It encodes the following:
- a CDS encoding DEAD/DEAH box helicase: MSFNNLGLSDKVLAAVAATGYTTPTPIQEQAIPHVLARRDVLGIAQTGTGKTAAFVLPMMTMLEKGRARARMPRTLILEPTRELAAQVKEQFDKYGVGQKLNVALLIGGVSFGDQDTKLTRGVDVLIATPGRLLDHTERGGLLLTGVELLVIDEADRMLDMGFIPDIERICKLVPFTRQTLFFTATMPTEIRRITETFLHNPVKIEVSKPASTAVTVTQSQVSVGREPHEKREALRALMRGATDLNNAIIFCNRKREVALLAKSLEKHGFSVGALHGDMEQSARTAALDQFRKGELPILVASDVAARGLDIPAVSHVFNFDVPHHPDDYVHRIGRTGRAGRTGTAISLVAPSDVKSMAAIEKLIGQAIPHAESGVTASEPGEASAAPADGERAPEGRRRRNGNREANFGGGEGGRGRDGGGESRKPRREREPRADRAPRVEREPRAEREPRADQAPRAAADREPRRSGSGGRGRNPQPASQDPVAAFTPPTAPPPSRTPSIGRAEAPQSREQASEPADHSHLPAFLLRPVRARVSST
- a CDS encoding beta strand repeat-containing protein; this encodes MTPPATAGQAVSVQIISVRAVSDRGSRRRLTATLLTGTALVGVATALLAGTPALASGQGGQGGAGDQSVVAAGSGGSGGTNGNGQDGAPGSGVSTGGAGGTSPGADGLGGTPDAGGGGGGGGGASGADLSFGILNNTGTLTAGTGGAGGSGASLGAGGGGGGGGGDIVVTGTGAMSNNGSLTGGQGGDGGSSDTSGGTAGQKGYGGNGGAGLLFTMGGVTFTNTAAGTIAGGVQGDGNFGAGNHGGAGVVSNATMTIVNAGAINGGAGPASNGYGIDSVSGTLTLTNSGTITGLAGVRGAGDALTLTNSGAITGIGNGSNGVFSTGVVDITNAGLISSDMSTGNAGIQAAGGKVTNLASSSPTTGTIQGFQFGIYSNGPITVSNAGTITGVGVGALTTGDSTIVNAATGLIRGNGFAAISNASGLQTIVNSGALLSSSGVAVAGGFVSSLVLTNNAGDGVNTGIIQGTSGVNYDGAVTITNSGAIVGTSDSGIAAGGGSITNAATGLIEGSVSAIANLSGLLTITNSGAIKSGDTAIDGRFGSGSLLITNNAGDGVTSGLISGGQYGIKTLVPTTVINSGAIIGSGPSGIGILADTTLSVVNYAGNGSTTGLISGATGVSITSNGVATITNAGTIQGSHQYGIFSNGLTSVFNDGTITGNVAAIRFGAAGSTLTLGANSVISGAVVGTGGDTFQLGGTGSATFDAGSIGSTAQYQGFSTFNKVGDSIWTLTGTPGQATSWNINSGTLSVSSDGNLGSANEALSINGGILQVTGTAFTATTRNINLGVNGGGFDIADAGNTFDVSSALSGPGGLTKLGAGTLRLSGITDYSGATNVMAGTLQASSASGMLSQNSDFTIAAGATLDLNNSFQFIGSLSGAGTVTNSAAGAATLSVGGNSVSTTFSGTIADGPGGPVALWVGGFGSSGTFTLTGNNAYSGGTLICSCWALQLGNGGTTGSITGDVTNGGTLIFNRSNAYTFGGVISDDNSDPGKVVQAGSGITTLTGLNTYSGGTFVNAGTLRIGGAGTLGDSGAATTVAGGTLDLGSTTQTQNGGVTLTSGAIINGTLVSSALFELRDGTIGATLAGTGGVTKVGTGRANITGTEAYTGATTVNGGTLSVNGDITSSSSVTVNAGGTLGGNGFVGNTTINGGTLAPGNSIGLLTVAGNLVLTSAASYVVEVSPTSADRVNVTGTATLGGATVNTSFTGSYLPKQYAILNATGGISGTFSSLVNSNLPSTVSSSLSYDANNVYLDLKLNFGIPSGLNINQQNVGSALTGYFNRNGGIPLAFAALSPAGLTQVSGELATGTQQATFDAMNLFLGLLTDPTVAGRGFGAATPGVASFADQALAYAGQKRAVAERDAFAMITKAVPRAPTFEARWNVWAAGFGGSRNTGGNAALGSNDATASVGGVAVGADYLLSPNTVAGFALSGGATNFSVANAGSGRSDLFQAGAYVRHTAASAYITAALAYGWQDVTTDRSVTVAGIDRLHANFKANSYSARIEGGNRYVLPWMNGGIGITPYAVAQITALDLPAYAETINGGANTFALNYSSKTVTSPRTELGLRSDKSFAVADAVLTLRGRAAWAHDFHTDRSVAAVFQTLPGAAFVVNGAAASPDSALTTAAAEMRFACGISLAATFEGEFSGGSRSYAGKGVARYSW